In one window of Deltaproteobacteria bacterium DNA:
- a CDS encoding MFS transporter, which translates to MGGGAVRLSRDGGLSSLAVRDFRLLYIALFGTSVSYQLQRTIELWLVYEITGSPLLTGFTGLVRGAATIVFALAGGVVADRIDRRRFIILTAYVNALITLSLGSLALTGLISVWHLYLAAFVNSTLTTAAGPARTAMVPGLVPRELMVNAFAQIASARKLSQLIGPAAGGLLIAVAGSGWTYGVACLIYIVAIPVMTCIRYESGPLDREQSPVQSLLEGVAFIRRNSLIIVLLVTEFAAVFFGSYRALLPIFAVAMGFGAGGLGILLSAPALGSLLGVAVVMWLGNMSYKGLFVSFSVMAYAACLFGLAFSPWFLGSVAILFVVGIFDALQAVVRQVVILARTPDNLRGRTASFQRMLGVGAPSLGEAHSGAVAALIGAPWTLMVTAAVCIALTAGLVLKRPDLRDRDL; encoded by the coding sequence GTGGGTGGCGGTGCGGTGCGTTTGAGCCGGGATGGCGGCCTTTCCTCCCTGGCCGTTCGTGATTTCCGGCTGCTGTACATCGCGCTCTTCGGCACGTCGGTCAGCTACCAACTCCAGCGCACCATCGAGCTGTGGCTGGTCTACGAGATCACGGGCTCGCCGCTGCTGACCGGGTTCACGGGTCTGGTGCGCGGCGCGGCCACCATCGTGTTCGCCCTGGCCGGCGGGGTTGTCGCCGACCGCATCGACCGGCGCCGGTTCATCATTCTGACCGCGTACGTGAACGCGCTGATCACCCTGTCCCTGGGGTCGCTGGCGCTCACCGGGCTAATCTCGGTGTGGCACCTCTATCTGGCGGCCTTCGTGAATTCCACTCTCACCACCGCGGCGGGGCCGGCGCGCACCGCCATGGTCCCGGGTCTCGTGCCGCGGGAGCTGATGGTCAACGCCTTCGCGCAGATCGCGTCGGCGCGAAAACTCTCACAGCTCATCGGGCCGGCCGCGGGCGGCCTGCTCATCGCGGTCGCCGGCTCCGGCTGGACCTACGGCGTGGCCTGCCTGATCTACATTGTGGCGATCCCCGTGATGACGTGCATCCGCTACGAGTCCGGGCCCCTGGACCGCGAGCAGTCCCCGGTGCAGAGCCTGCTCGAAGGCGTTGCCTTCATCCGGCGGAACTCGCTCATCATCGTCCTGCTGGTGACGGAGTTCGCAGCGGTTTTCTTCGGCAGCTACCGCGCGTTGCTGCCCATCTTCGCCGTGGCCATGGGCTTCGGCGCGGGAGGCCTGGGAATCCTCCTGTCGGCGCCGGCACTGGGCTCGCTCCTCGGGGTGGCCGTGGTCATGTGGCTGGGGAACATGTCGTACAAGGGCCTGTTCGTCTCCTTCAGCGTCATGGCCTACGCCGCCTGCCTGTTCGGGCTGGCGTTCTCGCCGTGGTTCCTCGGCTCGGTGGCGATCCTGTTCGTGGTGGGAATCTTCGATGCGCTGCAAGCAGTGGTGCGCCAAGTGGTGATCCTGGCGCGGACCCCGGACAATCTGAGAGGCCGCACCGCGAGCTTCCAGCGCATGCTCGGGGTGGGCGCCCCGTCGCTGGGCGAAGCCCACTCCGGCGCCGTCGCCGCGCTCATCGGCGCGCCGTGGACTCTGATGGTCACCGCCGCCGTGTGTATCGCGCTCACCGCGGGCCTCGTGCTGAAGCGGCCGGATCTGCGGGACCGGGATCTGTGA
- a CDS encoding type II toxin-antitoxin system VapC family toxin — translation MNLLLDTHVLLWAAGVSGRLPDEGRALLEQRDTQPVFSAASIWEVAIKSGIGRPDFHVDPHLLRRGLLEHGYTELAVTGAHAVAVVLLPPLHKDPFDRILVAQAQVEGVTLLTADKIVGRYPGPIQVL, via the coding sequence GTGAATCTCCTCCTAGACACACACGTGCTGCTTTGGGCGGCGGGAGTCTCAGGCCGGTTGCCGGACGAGGGACGCGCTCTCCTTGAACAGCGGGATACGCAACCCGTCTTCAGCGCCGCGTCGATCTGGGAGGTTGCGATCAAGAGCGGAATCGGGCGCCCGGATTTCCACGTCGATCCTCATCTACTGCGGCGAGGTCTGCTGGAACACGGTTACACGGAGTTGGCCGTGACCGGTGCCCATGCGGTAGCGGTGGTCCTGTTGCCGCCCCTGCACAAGGATCCCTTTGACCGCATCCTGGTCGCGCAGGCCCAGGTCGAAGGGGTCACGTTGTTGACAGCCGACAAGATTGTGGGACGGTACCCTGGCCCGATCCAGGTACTCTGA
- a CDS encoding homogentisate 1,2-dioxygenase, whose translation MAKDGTEYREHWGREGFAGTGVNVMRTHHSPDFISVTGPHVPHRLNVGAVALPDREDAEALPVPIESGRTGVRLSVSGRAHPMPFVLSNVEADEVHFVQEGTLEFRTAYGTITGEPGDFVVIPRGVPYRVLPLTGASLSVIVETPGAVRFDPSPSFGSGLRRAVLSEDEARDVETVWLLKCFDGVTRYVKPTNPLATQSFADGPSPVWKLNLRDVPTDPNGPPVQFIASPGRDELFYNLSARQRRRPPIHNNVDYDELVFYFEGPGAWGGVDEPGMLTLVPKGVIHHGPSEDVPEGYYAWMLESRCTLRLTDAGAAAAEIMETDLYGPHGDGREESR comes from the coding sequence ATGGCGAAGGACGGCACCGAGTATCGCGAGCACTGGGGCAGGGAAGGGTTCGCGGGGACGGGCGTGAACGTCATGCGCACGCACCACAGCCCCGACTTCATTTCGGTCACGGGTCCGCACGTCCCGCATCGGTTGAACGTCGGCGCGGTGGCCTTGCCGGATCGGGAGGACGCCGAGGCGTTGCCGGTGCCCATCGAGTCGGGGCGCACCGGCGTGCGCCTGAGCGTCTCTGGCCGCGCCCACCCCATGCCCTTCGTGCTCTCCAACGTCGAGGCCGACGAGGTGCATTTCGTGCAGGAGGGAACGCTGGAGTTCCGCACCGCCTACGGCACCATCACGGGTGAGCCGGGGGACTTCGTGGTGATTCCGCGGGGCGTGCCCTACCGGGTGCTGCCGCTGACCGGGGCGAGCCTCTCGGTCATCGTCGAGACTCCCGGCGCGGTCCGCTTCGACCCGTCGCCGTCCTTCGGCTCGGGGCTCCGGCGCGCGGTGTTGAGCGAGGATGAAGCCCGGGACGTGGAAACGGTGTGGCTGCTCAAGTGCTTCGACGGCGTCACGCGCTACGTCAAGCCCACGAACCCGCTGGCCACCCAGTCCTTCGCCGACGGCCCGAGCCCGGTGTGGAAGCTCAACCTCAGGGACGTCCCTACTGATCCCAACGGTCCCCCCGTGCAGTTCATCGCCTCGCCCGGCCGGGACGAGCTGTTCTACAACCTGAGCGCGCGCCAACGGCGTCGCCCGCCCATCCACAACAACGTCGACTACGACGAGCTGGTCTTCTACTTCGAGGGCCCCGGCGCCTGGGGCGGCGTGGACGAGCCGGGCATGCTGACCTTGGTGCCCAAGGGCGTGATCCATCACGGCCCGTCCGAAGACGTGCCCGAGGGCTACTACGCCTGGATGCTGGAGTCGCGCTGCACCCTGCGCCTCACCGACGCCGGCGCCGCCGCCGCGGAGATCATGGAGACCGACTTGTACGGTCCGCATGGGGATGGGAGAGAAGAGTCCCGCTAA
- a CDS encoding type II toxin-antitoxin system prevent-host-death family antitoxin — protein sequence MRTVNMHEAKTHLSRLVEAAANGEPFIIARAGKPVVKVVAVEAPESGSMRRIGFLDGQISVPEDFDRMGSTEIEALFEGKE from the coding sequence ATGCGTACCGTCAACATGCACGAAGCCAAGACCCACCTTTCCCGTCTCGTCGAGGCTGCCGCCAACGGCGAGCCCTTCATCATTGCACGCGCTGGCAAGCCGGTGGTGAAAGTGGTCGCGGTGGAAGCTCCGGAATCGGGATCGATGCGCCGTATCGGTTTCCTCGACGGGCAAATTTCCGTGCCGGAAGACTTTGACCGCATGGGCTCCACCGAGATCGAGGCGCTGTTCGAGGGCAAGGAGTGA